A region of Streptomyces cinnamoneus DNA encodes the following proteins:
- a CDS encoding ABC transporter ATP-binding protein — translation MTSTAFAGGLSSPLGATAVAARATDLTKVYGQGETQVVALDAVSVEFRQAEFTAIMGPSGSGKSTLMHCMAGLDSVSGGSARIGDTELTALNDKKLTQLRRDKIGFIFQAFNLLPTLTALENITLPMDIAGRKPDRKWLEMVVETVGLSGRLKHRPSQLSGGQQQRVAVARALAGRPEIMFADEPTGNLDSRSGAEVLGFLRNSVRELGQTVVMVTHDPVAASYADRVVFLADGRIVDELHRPTADAVLDRMKRFDAKGRTS, via the coding sequence ATGACCAGTACCGCATTCGCAGGCGGCTTATCGTCTCCGCTCGGCGCCACCGCGGTGGCGGCCCGCGCCACGGATCTGACGAAGGTGTACGGGCAGGGCGAGACCCAGGTGGTCGCGCTGGACGCGGTGTCGGTGGAGTTCCGGCAGGCGGAGTTCACGGCGATCATGGGTCCGTCGGGTTCGGGCAAGTCGACGTTGATGCACTGCATGGCGGGTCTGGACAGTGTCTCGGGTGGTTCGGCGCGGATCGGGGACACGGAGCTGACGGCGCTGAACGACAAGAAGCTGACGCAGTTGCGGCGGGACAAGATCGGTTTCATCTTCCAGGCGTTCAACCTGTTGCCGACGCTGACGGCGTTGGAGAACATCACGCTCCCGATGGACATCGCCGGTCGTAAGCCCGACAGGAAGTGGCTGGAGATGGTGGTGGAGACGGTGGGGTTGTCGGGCCGGCTCAAGCACCGGCCCAGTCAGCTCTCCGGTGGTCAGCAGCAGCGTGTGGCGGTCGCCCGTGCGCTGGCGGGGCGGCCGGAGATCATGTTCGCGGACGAGCCGACCGGCAACCTCGACTCGCGTTCCGGTGCCGAGGTCCTGGGGTTCCTGCGCAACTCCGTGCGGGAGCTGGGCCAGACCGTGGTGATGGTCACGCACGACCCGGTCGCCGCCTCGTACGCCGACCGCGTCGTCTTCCTCGCCGACGGCCGCATCGTCGACGAACTGCACCGGCCCACCGCCGACGCGGTCCTCGACCGCATGAAGCGCTTCGACGCCAAGGGCCGCACCAGCTAA
- a CDS encoding ABC transporter permease → MFRTALRNVLAHKARLLMTVLAVMLGVAFVSGTLVFTSTISDAYRKSSEKGFTGVDVAIQIDRKEGGKAGPGAPKLTQGLLDRAASVPGVASVSASVAGSAAIADKHGELVGHGFSTQGGNYYAGKDGKDARYPLKDGRAPRTADEVALDSKTADRAGYKVGDTVRLSVDGPVLEQKVTGVFTTDDGNVAAGGSLALFDTATAQKLYAKPGEYSEILVKAQQGESQSALKAAIEKILPPGADAVTGKTLADDQAAAVEEGMGNMRTALLGFAAVALFVGVFIIANTFTMLVSQRTKEIALLRAVGASRRQVTRSVLVEALVVGAVAAVAGLVIGIGIGAALHPLMRSTGMLVPDGPLVVPPTAVFAALFVGVGVTVLAAWLPSRRAAKVPPVAAMGSLHAPASSRSLMLRNGIGSAVSAAGLLLSLTGALRDEPAKALLGLGAVLLLVGVIMLTPLLSRPLIAAAAPALRLFGISGKLARQNAVRNPRRTAATASALMIGLTLITSMTVLAVGMQRGLEKMATDGLRADYVLSMATHAPLSPEVRETVDRLPEVTATSPVRISPARIDGTSRNLTGVVGPNMKKLSGLKFSEGSFDRIGGDKVVVDHKTAKSFGWQAGSTFGVTYEDGSKGRLTVAGLFEGNNLLSGILVDTPELAKHQERVDDSLLMVKAKGGASTAVKDALTNALGKNPALRVQDKDDVTESISQTANLLLNMLYALLGMAVVVAVLGVVNTLALSVFERTKEIGMLGAIGLDRKGIKRMVRLESLVISLFGGVLGIALGLFLSWSAGSLIAERMETYGLVVPWDRLAVFLVLAVLVGEGAALWPARKAAKINSLEAIKAE, encoded by the coding sequence ATGTTCCGTACCGCGCTGCGCAACGTCCTCGCGCACAAGGCCCGGCTGCTGATGACCGTCCTCGCCGTCATGCTCGGCGTGGCCTTCGTCTCCGGCACCCTCGTCTTCACCTCCACCATCTCCGACGCCTACCGCAAGAGTTCCGAGAAGGGCTTCACCGGCGTCGACGTCGCCATCCAGATCGACCGGAAGGAAGGCGGCAAGGCCGGCCCCGGTGCCCCCAAGCTCACCCAGGGCCTGCTCGACCGGGCCGCTTCAGTGCCCGGCGTCGCCTCGGTCTCCGCCTCGGTGGCCGGGTCCGCGGCCATCGCCGACAAGCACGGGGAGCTCGTCGGTCACGGGTTCTCGACGCAGGGCGGCAACTACTACGCGGGCAAGGACGGCAAGGACGCCCGCTACCCGCTCAAGGACGGCCGCGCCCCGCGGACGGCCGACGAGGTGGCCCTCGACTCCAAGACCGCCGACCGCGCCGGCTACAAGGTCGGCGACACCGTCCGCCTCTCCGTCGACGGCCCCGTCCTGGAGCAGAAGGTCACCGGCGTCTTCACCACCGACGACGGCAACGTCGCCGCCGGCGGCAGCCTCGCCCTGTTCGACACCGCCACCGCCCAGAAGCTCTACGCCAAGCCCGGCGAATACAGCGAGATCCTCGTCAAGGCCCAGCAGGGGGAGAGTCAGAGCGCCCTCAAGGCCGCGATCGAGAAGATCCTCCCGCCCGGCGCGGACGCGGTGACCGGCAAGACGCTCGCCGACGACCAGGCCGCCGCGGTGGAGGAGGGCATGGGCAACATGCGGACCGCGCTGCTCGGCTTCGCCGCCGTCGCCCTGTTCGTCGGCGTCTTCATCATCGCCAACACCTTCACCATGCTGGTCTCCCAGCGCACCAAGGAGATCGCCCTGCTGCGGGCCGTGGGCGCCAGCCGCCGGCAGGTCACGCGCTCGGTGCTCGTCGAGGCCCTCGTGGTGGGCGCGGTCGCGGCCGTGGCCGGTCTCGTGATCGGCATCGGCATCGGCGCCGCGCTGCACCCCCTCATGCGCTCCACCGGCATGCTCGTACCGGACGGCCCCCTCGTCGTGCCCCCCACCGCGGTGTTCGCGGCCCTGTTCGTCGGCGTCGGCGTCACCGTGCTCGCCGCCTGGCTGCCCAGCCGCCGCGCGGCCAAGGTCCCGCCCGTCGCCGCCATGGGCAGCCTCCACGCACCCGCCAGCAGCCGCTCCCTGATGCTGCGCAACGGCATCGGCTCGGCGGTCAGCGCGGCCGGCCTGCTGCTCTCGCTGACGGGGGCGCTGCGGGACGAGCCGGCCAAGGCCCTGCTCGGGCTCGGCGCGGTCCTGCTGCTGGTCGGCGTGATCATGCTGACGCCGCTGCTGTCCCGTCCGCTGATCGCGGCCGCCGCGCCCGCGCTGCGCCTCTTCGGCATCTCCGGCAAGCTCGCCCGGCAGAACGCGGTCCGCAACCCGCGCCGCACCGCCGCCACCGCCTCCGCCCTGATGATCGGCCTCACGCTGATCACCAGCATGACGGTCCTGGCCGTGGGCATGCAGCGGGGCCTGGAGAAGATGGCCACGGACGGCCTGCGGGCGGACTACGTCCTGTCCATGGCCACCCACGCGCCGCTCTCCCCCGAGGTGCGCGAGACCGTGGACCGGCTGCCGGAGGTGACCGCGACCAGCCCGGTGCGCATCTCCCCCGCCCGGATCGACGGCACGTCGCGGAACCTGACGGGCGTCGTCGGGCCGAACATGAAGAAGCTGTCCGGGCTGAAGTTCTCCGAGGGCTCCTTCGACCGGATCGGCGGCGACAAGGTCGTCGTCGACCACAAGACGGCCAAGTCCTTCGGCTGGCAGGCCGGTTCCACCTTCGGCGTGACGTACGAGGACGGTTCGAAGGGCAGGCTGACGGTCGCGGGCCTCTTCGAGGGCAACAACCTGCTGAGCGGCATCCTGGTCGACACCCCCGAACTCGCCAAGCACCAGGAGCGCGTGGACGATTCGCTGCTGATGGTGAAGGCCAAGGGCGGCGCGTCCACCGCGGTCAAGGACGCGCTGACCAACGCCCTCGGCAAGAACCCGGCGCTGCGCGTGCAGGACAAGGACGACGTGACCGAGTCCATCTCCCAGACGGCCAACCTGCTGCTCAACATGCTCTACGCGCTGCTCGGGATGGCCGTGGTCGTCGCGGTGCTCGGCGTCGTCAACACGCTGGCGCTGTCGGTCTTCGAGCGGACCAAGGAGATCGGCATGCTGGGGGCGATCGGCCTGGACCGCAAGGGCATCAAGCGCATGGTGCGCCTGGAGTCACTGGTCATCTCGCTCTTCGGCGGCGTGCTCGGCATCGCGCTCGGTCTCTTCCTGAGCTGGTCGGCAGGCTCGTTGATCGCCGAGCGGATGGAGACGTACGGGCTGGTGGTCCCCTGGGACAGGCTCGCGGTGTTCCTGGTGCTCGCCGTGCTGGTGGGAGAGGGTGCGGCGCTGTGGCCGGCCCGTAAGGCCGCGAAGATCAATTCTCTTGAGGCCATCAAGGCGGAATGA
- a CDS encoding type 2 lanthipeptide synthetase LanM family protein, whose product MTGDRRITIKNAESSAYSYERTLLTGGSPAEATAKVAAWRESAFMSEELFRDRLARSGMTEETFGALITGGTFTAAPEAVAWAGELTAILEAAGADAEVPDVETSLFGYVFPRLPFGSLIGRFLTHYEARLAEGLSDGPEVLRHLAGSVRRQFSAALADRLLRVCARTLIVELNGARVDGKLEGATPEERYEDYDRRLLADPDYLELFFAAYPVLGRSMVECGRQWTAYVTEVLRRLVADEEILRTAGLVNGPVGRLADIALDLGDGHNRGRSVAMLTFEDGERVVYKPRSVAAEAVYSALAETVNGYGPRFHNMNMKVVERDDYGWCEFIAHEPCSSPEEIKAFYWRIGGTLANLLHLGAIDFHMENIIAAGAYPVPIDLETIFQHPPFDGEAVTAHQQAMRRLFQGVLATGILPARVFGDRRVGGVDLSAINGGASTETSKAVPTIVDAYQDTMRIEARTAEMGQAKNRPYADGVEVRPEDHMDEVIAGFSETYEIIEKNAPVFAAMLNASADVEIRHLARQTRRYGLFLTESFHPRYLRNALDREQLLDKLWATVETRPDLAPLVESEKRQLINGDIPCFRTQPGATGIHAPGYDAVDDFFAAPSLVEMREKLAGFSPEHRRAQEQIVRETMSTLLTNGGRERHRPVPGSGRYDPAAAAALARQLASKLADQAILGADDCSWLGVSVDGGQEDALTYRPVGTALYDGLAGLAVMYAHAGALFGDERFADLARRSTVPVLDHLRDARENGLADTTGAFSGIAGLLYALDQMAAVTGDSRYADHIEQALPLLLRVAQEETSPDVIGGLAGGAIVAMNLHRQYGSPQLREIAALCARRLQETSIDVEGAAGWKPAPNSPPLGGFSHGSAGIGWVLFELASFLGDGELRELGRRAVDFDRRLFVPGEGRWRDLRLEQGAISRAPEPAGWWCNGGAGIGLSRLLIARVDDDPELLTEAEAALSAVYDGGFGQNHSLCHGDFGNLALLTLAAETLPDAGRAAHWAGARDRFAHGVISQIQSSGAISGIPAGRIDVPGMMIGTAGICLGLMRLAEPGRVPDVLSLQARATAS is encoded by the coding sequence ATGACCGGCGACCGCAGGATCACCATCAAGAATGCCGAAAGCTCCGCCTACAGCTACGAACGGACTCTGCTGACGGGCGGCTCCCCGGCCGAGGCGACGGCGAAAGTGGCGGCATGGCGTGAGTCGGCGTTCATGTCGGAGGAGCTGTTCCGGGACCGGCTCGCCCGGTCCGGCATGACCGAGGAGACCTTCGGCGCGCTGATCACCGGTGGGACGTTCACCGCCGCCCCCGAGGCCGTGGCCTGGGCCGGCGAACTCACGGCGATACTCGAGGCCGCCGGCGCGGACGCCGAGGTCCCGGACGTCGAGACGTCGCTCTTCGGCTACGTCTTCCCCCGCCTTCCCTTCGGGTCGCTCATCGGCAGGTTCCTCACCCACTACGAGGCCCGCCTGGCCGAGGGGCTGTCGGACGGACCCGAGGTCCTGCGCCACCTCGCCGGAAGCGTCCGCCGGCAGTTCTCCGCGGCCCTCGCCGACCGGCTCCTGCGGGTGTGCGCCCGCACCCTCATCGTCGAACTCAACGGCGCGCGCGTCGACGGCAAGCTCGAAGGCGCGACCCCGGAGGAGCGCTACGAGGACTACGACCGCAGGCTCCTCGCCGACCCGGACTACCTGGAGCTCTTCTTCGCCGCGTACCCGGTGCTCGGCCGCTCGATGGTCGAGTGCGGACGGCAGTGGACCGCCTACGTCACCGAAGTGCTGCGGCGCCTCGTGGCGGACGAGGAGATCCTGCGCACCGCGGGCCTGGTGAACGGCCCCGTCGGCAGGCTCGCCGACATCGCGCTCGACCTCGGCGACGGCCACAACCGCGGCCGCTCCGTCGCCATGCTGACCTTCGAGGACGGAGAGCGCGTCGTCTACAAGCCGCGTTCCGTCGCCGCCGAGGCCGTCTACAGCGCCCTCGCCGAGACCGTCAACGGCTACGGGCCGCGCTTCCACAACATGAACATGAAGGTCGTCGAGCGGGACGACTACGGCTGGTGCGAGTTCATCGCCCACGAACCCTGCTCCTCGCCCGAGGAGATCAAGGCGTTCTACTGGCGGATCGGCGGCACGCTGGCGAACCTGCTCCACCTGGGCGCGATCGACTTCCACATGGAGAACATCATCGCGGCCGGCGCCTACCCGGTGCCCATCGACCTGGAGACGATCTTCCAGCACCCGCCGTTCGACGGCGAGGCCGTCACCGCCCACCAGCAGGCGATGCGCCGGCTGTTCCAGGGCGTCCTGGCGACCGGCATCCTGCCCGCCCGCGTCTTCGGCGACCGCCGGGTCGGGGGAGTGGACCTCAGCGCGATCAACGGCGGAGCGTCGACCGAGACGTCCAAGGCCGTCCCGACGATCGTCGACGCCTACCAGGACACGATGCGCATCGAAGCGCGGACCGCCGAAATGGGCCAGGCCAAGAACCGGCCCTACGCGGACGGCGTCGAGGTGCGGCCGGAAGACCACATGGACGAGGTCATCGCCGGCTTCAGCGAGACGTACGAGATCATCGAGAAGAACGCCCCCGTGTTCGCCGCGATGCTCAACGCGTCCGCGGACGTCGAGATCCGCCACCTCGCCCGCCAGACGCGCCGGTACGGCCTTTTCCTCACCGAGAGCTTCCACCCCCGCTACCTGCGGAACGCCCTGGACCGTGAGCAGCTGCTGGACAAGCTCTGGGCCACGGTCGAGACCCGCCCGGACCTCGCACCGCTCGTCGAGAGCGAGAAGCGCCAGCTCATCAACGGCGACATCCCGTGCTTCCGCACCCAGCCGGGCGCGACCGGCATCCACGCGCCCGGTTACGACGCCGTGGACGACTTCTTCGCCGCGCCCAGCCTCGTCGAGATGCGGGAGAAGCTCGCCGGGTTCTCCCCGGAGCACCGCCGGGCCCAGGAGCAGATCGTCCGCGAGACCATGAGCACCCTGCTCACGAACGGGGGCCGCGAGCGTCACCGGCCCGTCCCCGGCTCCGGACGGTACGACCCGGCCGCCGCCGCGGCCCTCGCCAGGCAACTCGCCTCCAAGCTGGCCGACCAGGCCATCCTCGGAGCCGACGACTGCAGCTGGCTGGGGGTGAGCGTCGACGGCGGGCAGGAGGACGCCCTCACGTACCGTCCCGTCGGCACCGCCCTGTACGACGGCCTCGCCGGCCTCGCCGTGATGTACGCCCACGCCGGGGCGCTGTTCGGGGACGAGCGCTTCGCCGACCTCGCCCGCCGCAGCACCGTGCCCGTCCTCGATCACCTCAGGGACGCCAGGGAGAACGGCCTGGCCGACACGACGGGGGCCTTCAGCGGCATCGCCGGGCTCCTGTACGCCCTGGACCAGATGGCGGCCGTCACCGGGGACTCCCGCTACGCGGACCACATCGAGCAGGCCCTTCCCCTGCTGCTGCGGGTGGCCCAGGAGGAGACGTCCCCCGACGTCATCGGCGGACTGGCGGGCGGCGCGATCGTCGCGATGAACCTGCACCGGCAGTACGGCAGCCCGCAGCTCCGCGAGATCGCCGCGCTGTGCGCCCGGCGTCTTCAGGAGACGAGCATCGACGTGGAGGGTGCCGCGGGCTGGAAGCCGGCGCCGAACTCCCCTCCGCTGGGCGGCTTCTCGCACGGCTCGGCCGGCATCGGCTGGGTCCTGTTCGAGCTCGCCTCCTTCCTCGGCGACGGCGAGCTGCGCGAACTCGGCCGGCGGGCCGTGGACTTCGACCGCCGGCTGTTCGTCCCCGGCGAGGGCCGCTGGCGGGACCTGCGGCTGGAGCAGGGAGCCATCTCCCGGGCCCCGGAGCCGGCCGGCTGGTGGTGCAACGGCGGCGCCGGAATCGGCCTGTCCCGCCTGCTGATCGCCCGGGTCGACGACGACCCGGAGCTGCTGACCGAAGCGGAGGCCGCCCTGTCGGCCGTGTACGACGGCGGCTTCGGCCAGAACCACAGCCTCTGCCACGGCGACTTCGGCAACCTCGCGCTGCTGACGCTCGCGGCCGAGACGCTGCCGGACGCCGGGCGAGCCGCTCACTGGGCCGGGGCGCGCGACCGCTTCGCCCACGGGGTCATCAGCCAGATCCAGTCCTCGGGAGCCATCTCCGGCATCCCGGCGGGCAGGATCGACGTACCGGGCATGATGATCGGCACCGCCGGCATCTGCCTCGGCCTGATGCGGCTGGCGGAGCCCGGCCGGGTCCCGGACGTCCTCAGCCTGCAGGCACGGGCCACGGCCTCGTGA
- the cysC gene encoding adenylyl-sulfate kinase encodes MSGTTPGATVWLTGLPSAGKTTIARALAGRLRGVGGRVEVLDGDEVREFLSAGLGFSREDRFVNVERIGFVAQLLASHGVLVLVPVIAPYADAREAVRERHRVRGTGFVEVHVATPVEVCAVRDVKGLYARQAAGRLSGLTGVDDPYEVPVAPDLRIAAHEQSVAESAEAVHDLLRGRGLV; translated from the coding sequence ATGAGCGGGACCACACCGGGCGCCACGGTCTGGCTGACCGGCCTGCCGAGTGCGGGGAAGACGACGATCGCGCGTGCGTTGGCGGGGCGGTTGCGTGGTGTGGGTGGGCGGGTGGAGGTGCTGGACGGGGACGAGGTCCGTGAGTTCCTCTCCGCGGGTCTGGGTTTCTCGCGTGAGGACCGGTTCGTGAACGTGGAGCGGATCGGTTTTGTGGCGCAGTTGTTGGCCTCGCATGGGGTGCTGGTGCTGGTTCCGGTGATCGCGCCGTATGCGGATGCGCGGGAGGCGGTGCGTGAGCGTCACCGGGTGCGGGGCACCGGGTTCGTGGAGGTGCATGTGGCGACGCCGGTGGAGGTGTGCGCGGTGCGGGATGTGAAGGGCTTGTACGCGCGGCAGGCGGCGGGGCGGTTGTCGGGTCTGACGGGGGTGGACGATCCGTATGAGGTGCCGGTGGCCCCGGACCTGCGGATCGCCGCCCATGAGCAGAGCGTGGCGGAGTCGGCGGAGGCGGTCCATGACCTGCTGAGAGGGAGGGGGCTGGTGTGA
- the cysD gene encoding sulfate adenylyltransferase subunit CysD: MSAVSSPYVLSHVDVLESEAVHVFREVAGEFERPVMLFSGGKDSIVMLHLALKAFAPAAVPFALLHVDTGHNFPEVLAYRDRVVAEHGLRLHVASVQEFIDDGRLRERGDGTRNPLQTVPLLEAIGRHRFDGVFGGGRREEEKARAKERVFSLRDEFGGWDPRRQRPELWQLYNGRHAPGEHVRVFPLSNFTELDVWQYIAREKIELPSIYFAHEREVFAREGMWLAPGGWGGPREGERVERRLVRYRTVGDMSCTGAVDSDAVTIEAVIAEITASRLTERGATRADDKLSEAAMEDRKREGYF, from the coding sequence GTGAGCGCTGTCAGCAGCCCTTACGTGTTGTCGCATGTGGATGTGCTGGAGTCGGAGGCGGTGCATGTCTTCCGGGAGGTGGCGGGTGAGTTCGAGCGGCCGGTGATGTTGTTTTCCGGTGGTAAGGACTCGATCGTCATGCTGCATCTGGCGTTGAAGGCGTTCGCGCCGGCGGCGGTGCCGTTCGCGTTGTTGCACGTGGATACCGGGCACAACTTTCCCGAGGTCCTGGCGTATCGGGACCGGGTGGTGGCCGAGCACGGGTTGCGGCTGCATGTGGCGTCGGTGCAGGAGTTCATCGATGACGGCCGGTTGCGTGAGCGGGGGGACGGTACGCGTAATCCGTTGCAGACGGTGCCGTTGCTGGAGGCGATCGGGCGGCATCGTTTCGATGGGGTCTTCGGTGGCGGGCGGCGGGAAGAGGAGAAGGCGCGGGCGAAGGAGCGGGTGTTCTCGCTGCGGGACGAGTTCGGTGGCTGGGATCCGCGGCGGCAGCGTCCGGAGCTGTGGCAGCTCTACAACGGCCGGCACGCGCCGGGGGAGCATGTGCGGGTGTTTCCGTTGTCGAACTTCACCGAGCTGGATGTGTGGCAGTACATCGCCCGGGAGAAGATCGAGTTGCCGTCGATCTACTTCGCGCATGAGCGTGAGGTGTTCGCGCGGGAGGGGATGTGGCTGGCGCCGGGCGGGTGGGGTGGTCCGCGCGAGGGTGAGCGGGTGGAGCGGCGGCTGGTGCGGTATCGCACGGTCGGTGACATGTCCTGCACCGGGGCGGTGGATTCCGACGCGGTCACGATCGAGGCGGTGATCGCTGAGATCACGGCGTCCCGGCTGACCGAGCGGGGTGCCACCCGGGCCGACGACAAGCTGTCGGAGGCCGCGATGGAGGACCGCAAGCGCGAGGGGTATTTCTGA
- a CDS encoding sulfate adenylyltransferase subunit 1: MTTTDMVGLAAASLLRFATSGSVDDVKSTLVGRPLHDSNSVLADQLDAVELASRHRGSAAPDLALLTDGLRAEREQGITIDVAHRYFATPRRRFILADTPGHVQYTRNMVTGASTAGLAVVLVDARNGVVEQTRRHAAVAALLRVPHVVLAVNKMDLVGYAESVFAAIAGEFTAYASRLGIGEVTAIPVSALAGDNVVVPSAHMDWYGGPTVLEHLESVPVGTDPTTSAARFPVQYVIRPQTPGHRDYRGYAGQIACGVFRVGDRVAVLPSGRTSTITAIDALGTSVDLAWAPQSVTLRLADDLDISRGDLITPTTSAPPTTRDIEATVCHLADRPLRTGDRVLLKHTTRTVKAIVKDLPSRLSLDDLTHTPHPTHLTANDIGRITLRTSEPLALDPYTNSRHTGSFLLIDPTDGTTLTAGMAGVAFTGRGTDPVPGDVQ; this comes from the coding sequence ATGACCACCACCGACATGGTGGGCCTGGCGGCTGCTTCGCTGCTGCGGTTCGCCACCTCCGGCTCCGTCGACGACGTCAAGTCCACCCTGGTGGGCCGGCCGTTGCATGACTCGAACTCGGTGCTGGCCGACCAGCTTGACGCCGTCGAACTCGCCTCGCGCCACCGCGGCTCGGCCGCACCTGATCTGGCGTTGCTGACGGACGGGCTGCGGGCGGAGCGTGAGCAGGGCATCACCATCGACGTCGCCCACCGCTACTTCGCCACCCCGCGGCGGCGTTTCATCCTGGCCGACACGCCCGGGCATGTGCAGTACACGCGCAACATGGTCACCGGCGCCTCCACCGCAGGGCTTGCCGTGGTCCTGGTCGACGCCCGCAACGGGGTGGTCGAGCAGACCCGCCGTCACGCGGCTGTCGCGGCTTTGCTGCGGGTTCCCCATGTGGTGCTGGCCGTGAACAAGATGGATCTGGTCGGTTACGCCGAGTCCGTCTTCGCCGCGATCGCGGGGGAGTTCACCGCCTACGCGAGCCGGCTGGGTATCGGGGAGGTCACCGCCATCCCGGTCTCCGCGCTCGCGGGGGACAACGTGGTGGTCCCCTCCGCGCACATGGACTGGTACGGCGGGCCCACCGTGCTCGAACACCTGGAGAGCGTGCCCGTCGGCACCGACCCCACCACCAGCGCGGCCCGTTTTCCCGTCCAGTACGTCATCCGCCCTCAAACCCCCGGGCACCGCGACTACCGCGGCTACGCCGGCCAGATCGCCTGCGGCGTCTTCCGCGTCGGCGACCGGGTCGCTGTCCTGCCCAGCGGCCGTACCAGCACCATCACCGCCATCGACGCCCTGGGCACCAGCGTCGATCTGGCCTGGGCGCCCCAGTCTGTGACCCTACGGCTCGCCGACGACCTCGACATCTCCCGCGGCGACCTCATCACCCCCACCACCAGCGCACCCCCCACCACCCGCGATATCGAGGCCACCGTCTGCCACCTCGCCGACCGCCCCCTGCGCACCGGTGATCGTGTCCTGCTCAAACACACCACCCGCACCGTCAAAGCGATCGTGAAGGACCTCCCCTCACGCCTGAGCCTTGACGACCTCACCCACACCCCCCACCCCACCCACCTCACGGCCAACGACATCGGCCGCATCACCCTCCGCACCTCCGAACCCCTCGCCCTCGACCCCTACACCAACTCCCGCCACACCGGCTCCTTCCTCCTCATCGACCCCACCGACGGCACCACACTGACAGCGGGCATGGCGGGGGTGGCCTTCACGGGACGGGGCACGGATCCCGTACCGGGCGACGTGCAATGA
- a CDS encoding aliphatic sulfonate ABC transporter substrate-binding protein, whose amino-acid sequence MRPLPSVRRALAAVAVAVLALTLGGCGYGSQRDERSQVAPKGERLSAGTVRIGYFPTLTHATPLVGLREGILQKELGGTRLKAVGFNAGPSAVEALNAGSVDISWIGPSPAVNGYQRAHGENLRIISGAASGGVKFVVDPKKITSPEDVRGKRIATPQKGNTQDVALLHWITGRGWAVDPRTGKGDVSVVRTDAKAVPGAFASGSVDGAWVPEPTASRLVAAGGKVLLDESGLWPDGKFVTANVVVSRKFLDRHPDVVEAVLRGSVRTNAWIAAHPDRSKVAANAALKDLSGSALPADVLDPAWQSVRTTDDPLAATLSAQAEHAVAAGLLKKPDLTGIYDLTLLGKVLRSEGKPPVDAGGPGSR is encoded by the coding sequence ATGAGGCCACTGCCGAGCGTGCGCCGGGCGCTCGCGGCCGTGGCCGTCGCCGTGCTGGCCCTGACGCTGGGCGGCTGCGGTTACGGATCACAGAGGGACGAACGCTCCCAGGTCGCACCGAAGGGCGAGCGCCTGTCGGCCGGCACCGTGCGCATCGGCTACTTCCCCACCCTCACCCACGCCACGCCGCTCGTCGGCTTGCGGGAGGGCATCCTTCAGAAGGAACTCGGCGGTACGAGGCTGAAGGCCGTCGGGTTCAACGCCGGACCCAGCGCCGTCGAGGCGCTCAACGCCGGGTCGGTGGACATCAGTTGGATCGGCCCGTCACCCGCCGTCAACGGCTACCAGAGGGCCCACGGCGAGAACCTCCGCATCATCAGCGGCGCGGCGTCCGGTGGGGTGAAGTTCGTCGTCGACCCGAAGAAGATCACCTCGCCCGAGGACGTCAGGGGCAAGCGGATCGCCACGCCGCAGAAGGGCAACACCCAGGACGTGGCCCTGCTCCACTGGATCACCGGTAGGGGCTGGGCGGTCGACCCCCGCACCGGCAAGGGCGACGTGTCCGTCGTGCGGACGGACGCCAAGGCCGTACCGGGCGCCTTCGCGTCCGGCTCCGTCGACGGTGCCTGGGTGCCCGAGCCGACGGCCTCCCGCCTGGTGGCCGCGGGCGGCAAGGTGCTGCTGGACGAGTCGGGGCTGTGGCCGGACGGAAAGTTCGTGACCGCCAACGTGGTGGTCTCGCGGAAGTTCCTGGACAGGCATCCCGACGTGGTGGAGGCGGTGCTCCGGGGCTCGGTGCGCACCAACGCCTGGATCGCCGCCCACCCCGACCGGTCCAAGGTCGCAGCCAACGCCGCCCTGAAGGACCTGTCCGGCTCCGCCCTGCCGGCCGACGTCCTCGACCCGGCCTGGCAGTCGGTCCGCACGACCGACGACCCGCTGGCCGCGACCCTGAGCGCCCAGGCGGAGCACGCCGTCGCGGCGGGCCTGCTGAAGAAGCCGGACCTCACCGGCATCTACGACCTCACCCTGCTCGGCAAGGTGCTGCGGTCCGAGGGCAAGCCGCCGGTCGACGCGGGAGGGCCCGGGTCCCGGTAG